In one Populus nigra chromosome 12, ddPopNigr1.1, whole genome shotgun sequence genomic region, the following are encoded:
- the LOC133669570 gene encoding receptor-like kinase TMK4, which translates to MCFHSIAFLSSTFLTCFLPMGHHHPFLFSLFLLLFSTATADDGATILKLANSISPLPSGWSTKSSTTFCSWHGINCDSSKSRVTSISLSKLSLSGTLPPEISTLSELQSLSVQGNQLSGDLPSLANLTNLQYIFLDSNNFTSIPPGFFQGLTGLQTFSIGNNVNLSPWQLPTDLAQCTSLTTLTANDCQLFGSIPDVFGSLPSLQNLRLSYNNLTGVLPPSFANSGIQNLWVNNQQIGLTGSIEVIGSITQLSQVWLHMNQFTGPIPDLTECKSIFDLQLRDNQFTGIVPASLVSLPNLVNVSLSNNKFQGPVPQFPPSVITVKNEGINKYCAGPGVPCDALVMTLLEIAGGFGYPSTLSDKWDGNDACGWPLVTCDVGKKNVVTVNLAKQQFTGSISPSFAKLSSLKSLYLNENNLTGSIPDSLTKLPELETLDVSNNNLSGKIPEFPGSVKLITKPGNPFLRTDVDTSSGGTTNGTSNGGTTSGTSSGGSSAGSAKIPGGVIAGIIVAVVIFIVVLSFVLYKYKKRHPKSGKELKWDGGKVFFKNEVAGGGNGSNKVPIALHSQSSDGDNSKNIFEGGNVAVPIEFLRQVTDNFHEINIIGRGGFGVVYRGELHDGTKIAVKRMESTVMGNKGISEFQAEIAVLTKVRHRHLVALLGYCINGNERLLVYEYMPQGTLGQHLFECHDYRYTPLTWKQRITIALDVARGVEYLHSLAQQSFIHRDLKTSNILLGDDMRAKVADFGLVKNAPDGKYSVETRLAGTFGYLAPEYAATGRVTSKVDVYAFGVVLMEIITGRKAVDDTRPEEAAHLVTWFRRILINKENIPKAIDESLNPDEETLATIYTVTELAGHCTARDPHQRPDMGHAVNVLAPLVKQWRPASQQEDQNCGPDLDTNLPETLRRWQTEEVTSTMSDDTSFTQTRSSVPSMASGFSDTFTSNDCR; encoded by the exons ATGTGTTTTCATTCAATAGCCTTTCTTTCCTCTACCTTTCTCACCTGTTTTCTCCCAATGGGTCACCACCACCCTTTCCTCTTCtccctcttcctcctcctcttctccaCCGCCACAGCCGACGACGGCGCCACCATTCTTAAGCTGGCCAACTCTATATCCCCATTACCCTCCGGCTGGTCCACAAAATCCTCCACCACTTTTTGTTCCTGGCATGGTATAAACTGTGATTCTTCCAAATCAAGAGTCACCTCCATTTCTCTCTCAAAACTCAGCCTCTCAGGCACTCTTCCTCCAGAAATATCTACCCTTTCTGAACTACAATCTCTGTCTGTACAGGGCAACCAGCTTTCTGGGGATCTCCCATCCCTCGCCAACTTAACGAATTTGCAATACATTTTCTTGGATTCCAATAATTTCACGTCCATCCCTCCTGGTTTTTTTCAAGGATTAACGGGTTTGCAAACGTTTAGTATTGGAAATAATGTTAATTTGTCTCCGTGGCAGCTTCCAACTGATTTAGCTCAATGTACTAGTCTGACAACGTTAACAGCCAATGATTGTCAACTTTTTGGTTCTATTCCTGATGTTTTTGGGTCGTTACCAAGTTTGCAGAATTTGAGACTGAGTTATAATAATTTGACGGGGGTTTTGCCACCTTCTTTTGCGAATTCTGGGATACAGAATTTGTGGGTGAATAATCAGCAAATTGGGTTAACTGGGAGTATTGAGGTGATTGGATCGATAACTCAGTTGTCTCAGGTTTGGCTTCATATGAATCAGTTTACGGGTCCTATACCAGATTTGACAGAATGTAAGAGCATTTTTGATTTGCAGTTGAGGGATAATCAGTTTACAGGGATTGTGCCTGCGTCGTTGGTTTCTTTGCCGAATTTAGTGAATGTTTCTTTGTCTAATAACAAATTCCAAGGACCTGTGCCTCAGTTTCCCCCGTCTGTTATCACCGTTAAAAATGAAGGGATTAACAAATACTGTGCAGGTCCTGGGGTTCCTTGTGATGCTCTGGTGATGACATTGCTTGAGATTGCTGGGGGTTTTGGGTACCCGTCGACATTGTCTGATAAGTGGGATGGTAATGATGCTTGTGGTTGGCCCCTTGTTACTTGTGACGTTGGGAAGAAGAATGTTGTTACTGTGAATTTGGCAAAGCAGCAATTTACGGGGAGTATCTCTCCATCATTTGCCAAGCTCTCTTCTTTGAAAAGTTTGTATCTCAATGAGAATAACTTGACGGGTTCAATTCCTGATAGCTTGACCAAGCTGCCAGAGCTAGAAACCCTTGACGTTTCCAACAATAACCTATCAGGAAAAATTCCCGAGTTTCCAGGCTCTGTGAAATTAATTACAAAGCCGGGGAACCCTTTCTTGAGGACAGATGTAGATACTTCCAGTGGAGGAACTACCAATGGCACTTCCAATGGAGGAACTACCAGTGGCACTTCCAGTGGAGGAAGCAGTGCAGGTAGTGCCAAGATACCTGGAGGTGTGATTGCAGGCATCATTGTTGCTGTTGTCATCTTTATTGTTGTCCTGTCATTTgtcttatataaatataagaaacgACATCCCAAATCTGGGAAGGAGTTGAAATGGGATGGTGGAAaggtatttttcaaaaatgaagttgcaGGTGGAGGGAATGGTTCTAATAAGGTCCCTATTGCATTGCATAGCCAGAGCAGTGATGGTGATAacagcaaaaatatttttgagggTGGGAATGTTGCTGTGCCAATTGAATTTCTTCGACAAGTGACTGATAATTTTCATGAGATTAATATTATAGGAAGAGGTGGTTTTGGAGTTGTTTATAGAGGAGAGTTGCATGATGGAACTAAGATTGCTGTGAAGAGAATGGAATCCACAGTGATGGGAAACAAAGGTATTAGTGAGTTTCAAGCAGAGATTGCGGTGCTTACAAAGGTTAGGCATAGACATCTAGTTGCTCTCTTAGGTTATTGTATAAATGGCAACGAGAGACTCTTGGTCTATGAGTATATGCCACAAGGAACATTAGGACAGCATCTATTTGAATGTCACGATTACAGGTACACTCCACTTACATGGAAGCAGCGGATCACAATTGCACTGGATGTGGCAAGAGGAGTTGAGTATCTGCACAGTTTAGCACAGCAGAGTTTCATTCACAGAGATTTGAAAACTTCAAACATTCTTCTTGGGGACGACATGAGAGCCAAAGTGGCtgattttggtttggttaaaaatgcacCAGATGGGAAGTATTCTGTGGAAACACGATTGGCAGGCACATTTGGTTATCTTGCACCTGAGTATGCTG cTACTGGAAGAGTGACTTCAAAGGTGGATGTCTATGCCTTTGGAGTTGTTCTAATGGAGATTATAACTGGCAGAAAAGCAGTGGATGACACTAGGCCAGAAGAGGCAGCTCATCTGGTCACATGGTTCCGCAGGATCCTGATCAACAAGGAGAACATTCCAAAGGCAATTGATGAGTCTCTAAATCCAGATGAAGAGACATTAGCCACCATTTATACGGTGACTGAGTTAGCAGGACATTGCACTGCTCGTGATCCACATCAGAGACCAGACATGGGGCATGCAGTGAATGTATTGGCACCTCTTGTAAAGCAATGGAGGCCGGCTAGCCAACAAGAGGACCAGAACTGTGGCCCTGACCTTGACACCAACCTTCCTGAAACACTGCGAAGATGGCAAACTGAAGAAGTAACTTCTACGATGTCTGATGATACTTCCTTCACTCAGACCCGGTCAAGTGTTCCCTCGATGGCCTCTGGCTTTTCAGACACATTTACTTCAAATGATTGTCGGTGA
- the LOC133670182 gene encoding guanosine deaminase-like has product MEDDNVMEAEDQTISVASSFAGYQEAVQDRDHKFLSRAVEEAYKGVECGDGGPFGAVVVRNDEVVMSCHNMVLKNTDPTAHAEVTVIREACKKLNRIELSDCEIYASCEPCPMCFGAIHLSRLKRLVYGAEAEAAIAIGFDDFIADALRGTGFYQKAHLEIKKADGSGAVIAEQVFEKTKSKFTMY; this is encoded by the exons ATGGAGGATGATAATG TGATGGAAGCCGAAGACCAAACTATTTCCGTGGCATCTTCTTTTGCTGGTTATCAAGAAG CTGTTCAGGATAGAGACCACAAATTCTTAAGTAGAGCAGTTGAAGAAGCTTATAAAGGCGTCGAATGTGGTGACGGAGGTCCATTCGGTGCTGTCGTTGTTCGAAATGATGAAGTAGTCATGAGCTGTCACAACATGGTTTTGAAAAACACTGATCCCACTGCACACGCCGAAGTTACTGTTATTAGAGAG GCATGTAAGAAGCTGAACCGAATTGAGCTCTCGGATTGCGAAATATATGCGTCCTGCGAGCCTTGTCCAATGTGCTTCGGCGCCATCCATCTCTCAAGACTCAAG AGGTTGGTTTACGGAGCTGAAGCTGAAGCAGCTATTGCAATTGGGTTTGATGATTTCATTGCTGATGCATTAAGAGGTACTGGGTTCTATCAGAAGGCTCACTTGGAGATCAAGAAAGCCGACGGTAGTGGCGCTGTTATCGCAGAACAAGTATTCGAAAAGACCAAGTCGAAATTTACCATGTATTGA